A genomic segment from Ruficoccus amylovorans encodes:
- the rpsU gene encoding 30S ribosomal protein S21 produces MPVEVRIRKGETMEKALRRLKKKLDREGIIRDVRANRYFEKPSEVKRRKNKASAFSNMLRQRYENQ; encoded by the coding sequence ATGCCCGTAGAAGTCAGAATCCGCAAAGGCGAGACCATGGAGAAGGCTCTCCGCCGCCTCAAGAAGAAGCTGGACCGCGAAGGTATCATCCGCGACGTCCGTGCCAACCGCTATTTCGAGAAGCCCTCGGAGGTGAAGCGCCGCAAGAACAAGGCTTCGGCGTTCAGCAACATGCTGCGCCAGCGCTACGAGAATCAGTAA
- a CDS encoding nuclear transport factor 2 family protein, which produces MMQYAKLAGISALIVAVVLGFILLGRDDDEQQIHRRLDKLEQLGSKPANETQLQSLGAARQIADFFTEDAEVRLIPQLSRTTDRKELTGAMAGIRTRVSSSDVSLGNRTVNVSEDGQRASVLLTATATVVIGGDSERHKDRYLIEWQKVDGDWLISRVQPAND; this is translated from the coding sequence ATGATGCAGTACGCGAAACTGGCCGGAATCAGTGCGCTCATCGTGGCGGTCGTGCTCGGGTTTATCCTGCTGGGCCGCGATGACGACGAGCAGCAAATCCACCGCCGTCTCGACAAGCTGGAGCAGCTTGGCTCCAAGCCCGCCAACGAAACCCAGTTGCAGAGCCTGGGAGCGGCCAGGCAGATCGCGGACTTTTTCACCGAGGATGCCGAGGTCCGGCTCATCCCGCAGCTTTCCCGCACGACTGATCGCAAAGAACTGACCGGGGCGATGGCTGGCATCCGCACCCGGGTCAGCAGCTCGGACGTCAGCCTGGGCAACCGCACGGTCAATGTCTCCGAGGACGGGCAGCGAGCCTCTGTTCTGCTCACTGCCACGGCCACCGTCGTTATCGGGGGCGACAGTGAGCGCCACAAGGACCGCTATCTCATCGAGTGGCAAAAGGTGGACGGCGACTGGCTCATCTCCCGCGTCCAGCCCGCCAACGACTGA
- the ngg gene encoding N-acetylglutaminylglutamine synthetase produces the protein MEVIQTKPGTILQCGWGRLLFADTFPSPESLAEAILCERDDQRDIALYLLDPHLVLNCAPQQIFLDPSNTYRLDFSKYKPPAHEPAGFEIREVMHKEDLDEVNRIYSALNMVPVDKEYVWKERAQEAFTYFVAVQSDTREIIGATMGVDHKCCGEHMPERCSLWALAVDPRAELPGVGLALVDHLIRYYGKRGRTGMDVSVIHDNIKAQRLYEKLGFERIYIFAAKRRNRINERLFVGAPAPEGYNPYAAIIINEALRRGVAVDPLSPERGYFRLSLGGRSVTCWESLSELTSAIALKRAEDKQFTRELLNAEDLCTPDQIMAGDPRRELRFLNTHKSVVVKPLHGEQGQGISVDVRSEESLKKAIDKARVHDDAVLIEQYVEGQDLRVIVINQEVVAAAVRRPPSVTGTGTHTVRDLIERLSRRRSAATGGESTIPLDDETERCVRMAGYALDDVLEKELSIPVRKTANLHTGGTIHDVTEQLHPVLADASIRAARALDIPVVGLDLIVTSPDRPEYVFIEANERPGLANHEPQPTAEKFIDFLFPQTVTPPAPGA, from the coding sequence ATGGAAGTCATCCAGACCAAGCCCGGCACGATCCTGCAATGCGGCTGGGGCCGCCTGCTGTTCGCCGACACCTTTCCCTCTCCCGAGTCTCTGGCCGAGGCCATTCTCTGCGAGCGCGACGACCAGCGCGACATCGCGCTGTACCTGCTGGACCCGCACCTGGTCCTCAACTGCGCCCCGCAGCAGATATTCCTCGACCCCTCAAACACCTACCGGCTTGATTTCAGCAAGTACAAGCCGCCCGCGCACGAACCCGCCGGATTCGAGATTCGCGAGGTCATGCACAAGGAGGACCTGGACGAGGTCAACCGCATCTACTCGGCGCTTAACATGGTGCCGGTGGACAAGGAATACGTCTGGAAGGAGCGCGCCCAGGAAGCCTTTACCTACTTCGTCGCGGTCCAGAGCGACACACGCGAAATCATCGGCGCAACCATGGGCGTGGACCATAAATGCTGCGGCGAGCACATGCCCGAGCGGTGCAGCCTGTGGGCGCTGGCGGTGGACCCCCGCGCGGAGCTGCCCGGCGTCGGACTGGCGCTGGTTGACCACCTGATCCGGTACTACGGCAAGCGCGGGCGAACCGGCATGGATGTATCCGTCATCCATGACAACATAAAAGCCCAGCGCCTGTACGAGAAGCTCGGCTTCGAGCGCATCTACATCTTTGCCGCCAAGCGCCGCAACCGCATCAACGAGCGACTCTTCGTCGGCGCGCCCGCCCCCGAGGGCTACAACCCGTACGCCGCCATTATCATTAATGAAGCCCTCCGGCGCGGCGTTGCGGTGGACCCGCTCTCGCCCGAGCGCGGGTACTTCAGGCTCAGCCTGGGAGGGCGCAGCGTCACCTGCTGGGAGTCGCTGAGCGAGCTGACCAGCGCCATCGCACTCAAGCGGGCCGAGGACAAGCAGTTCACCCGCGAGCTTCTGAACGCCGAAGACCTTTGCACCCCCGATCAGATCATGGCTGGCGATCCGCGCCGTGAACTGCGCTTTCTCAACACGCACAAGAGTGTCGTCGTCAAGCCGCTCCACGGCGAGCAGGGCCAGGGCATCTCCGTGGACGTGCGCTCGGAGGAGTCGCTGAAAAAGGCCATCGACAAGGCGCGCGTGCATGACGACGCTGTATTGATCGAGCAATACGTCGAGGGTCAGGACCTGCGCGTCATCGTCATCAACCAGGAGGTCGTGGCCGCCGCCGTGCGCCGCCCGCCGAGTGTCACAGGCACCGGCACACACACCGTGCGCGACCTGATCGAACGCCTCAGCCGCCGCCGCTCCGCCGCCACCGGCGGGGAGAGCACAATCCCGCTCGACGACGAGACCGAGCGCTGCGTGCGCATGGCCGGCTACGCGCTCGACGACGTGCTGGAAAAGGAATTGTCCATCCCCGTGCGCAAGACCGCCAACCTCCACACCGGCGGCACCATTCACGATGTCACGGAGCAGCTTCACCCGGTACTGGCCGACGCCAGCATCCGCGCCGCCCGTGCGCTCGACATCCCGGTGGTGGGCCTGGACCTCATCGTGACCTCGCCCGACCGGCCCGAGTACGTCTTCATCGAGGCGAACGAGCGTCCCGGCCTCGCCAACCACGAACCGCAGCCGACCGCAGAGAAGTTCATCGACTTTCTTTTCCCGCAGACGGTTACTCCCCCTGCGCCCGGCGCTTGA
- the dnaE gene encoding DNA polymerase III subunit alpha, which yields MCKDKEFVHLHVHTDYSLLDGCSRVDRLCQRAEELGMKALSITDHGVLFGLASFFKQAKKYGIKPLLGCEIYLVYDDHLGATNEERAKQKSYHMGLLARNFQGYQNLTRLVSKGHTEGFYRNPRVSLTDLYNHREGLIAFSGCLAAVIPQFLMAGDYESARQACGKFVDMFGKEFFIIELMDHGLKEQQAIIPDLLKLATEFDLKVVCTNDVHYVNASDHQPHDSLLCIQTGSRLSEENRLRYGSQQFYLKSREEMERVFKERPDSLTNTTAVAEMCDVKLPFGEDHYPVYEKPAELSYQPDPANFDRVLDIYVERKNTVLTREGKETIALDEDAREKFRSNGLYLFHLCKQGLQERYGVNYDEVHQLEELGKQLDGDADKHAEALKLCDQLDYELAIITGTGFVDYFLIVWDFIKWARDRGIPVGPGRGSGAGCMVAYVLKITDIDPFRFGLLFERMLNLERVSPPDFDVDFCMRRRDDVVNYVRDKYGRDRVANIITFGTFGAKMIVRDLARINDLTFAEGDKLAKMIPDELNISLDDAVAKSGELQSEIKHNPIAKRIIEEGKVIEGMTRNTGKHACGVIIADQPITNLIPVTLQEGDLTTQYPKGPSEDLGLLKMDFLGLKTLTVISDAQENVRQLPGQEDFDIEKVSLEDPATFQLLKDAKTVGVFQLESGGMQALCRQLETSSIDEIVALIALYRPGPMQFIPQYIKGKKDPSTMQVPHPLLKELVEETYGVLVYQEQVMQSAQIIAGYTLGGADILRRAMGKKIKEVMDAQKEIFITGAKETNNIDRRKAEEIFAILEKFAQYGFNKSHSAAYAMLSYRTAYLKANFPCQFMAAVLSSELGNADKVSHFIEECENLNIEVLGPDINESRLMFTPVKDEHKGDEAAWSIRFGLAAIKGVGDAAARIILAERDKNGPFTDFHDFITRTADAAVNRRVVECLVKTGAFDYCGVDRGHLLAAVEQVINEVADLARDREAGQANMFDMLMDDSDGADDSGPGHSAIRTDGPPMPMAEKLQYEKELLGFYVSGHPMNEFHGLDDIINNLIPGEDLKLCDRQSFRLCGVALNINKRLTRKDNRPWAFFTLATRKAYYQINAFPDAFEKYAQNLAEDGKIVLVEGEIRYDEERGETRLNANYIGAMSAESAAAYVTAATLYTGTEDAPLADLARFLRELVDTNESGGTKLRLAVMVNEDEALYFESPDYVACKLVPQLYEKLKKHPAVRRIELDSRPLREPERPKWERSKK from the coding sequence ATGTGCAAAGATAAAGAATTCGTCCATCTCCACGTCCACACCGACTACAGCCTGCTCGACGGGTGCAGCCGCGTTGACCGCCTGTGCCAGCGGGCCGAGGAGCTGGGCATGAAGGCCCTTTCCATCACCGACCACGGGGTGCTTTTCGGGCTGGCGAGCTTCTTCAAACAGGCCAAGAAATACGGCATCAAGCCCCTGCTGGGCTGCGAAATCTACCTCGTTTACGACGACCACCTCGGCGCTACCAACGAAGAGCGCGCCAAACAGAAAAGCTACCACATGGGCCTGCTGGCCCGGAATTTCCAGGGTTACCAGAACCTGACCCGCCTCGTCTCCAAGGGGCACACGGAGGGGTTTTACCGTAACCCGCGCGTCAGCCTGACCGATCTCTACAACCACCGCGAGGGGCTGATCGCGTTCAGCGGGTGCCTGGCGGCGGTCATCCCGCAGTTTCTCATGGCCGGGGACTACGAGTCGGCCCGCCAGGCGTGCGGGAAGTTCGTGGACATGTTCGGGAAGGAGTTTTTCATCATCGAGCTGATGGACCACGGGCTCAAGGAGCAGCAGGCCATCATCCCCGACCTGCTCAAGCTCGCCACTGAGTTCGACCTCAAAGTCGTGTGCACCAACGACGTGCACTACGTCAACGCCTCCGACCACCAGCCACACGATTCGCTGCTGTGCATCCAGACCGGCTCGCGCCTCTCTGAGGAAAATCGCCTGCGCTACGGTTCGCAGCAGTTTTACCTGAAAAGCCGGGAAGAAATGGAGCGCGTCTTCAAGGAACGCCCCGACTCGCTCACCAATACCACCGCCGTGGCCGAGATGTGCGACGTGAAGCTGCCCTTCGGCGAGGACCACTACCCGGTTTACGAGAAGCCCGCCGAACTCAGCTACCAGCCCGACCCGGCGAACTTCGACCGCGTGCTCGACATCTACGTCGAGCGCAAGAACACCGTTCTCACCCGCGAGGGCAAGGAAACCATCGCGCTCGACGAGGATGCGCGGGAAAAATTCCGCAGCAACGGCCTCTACCTTTTCCACCTGTGCAAGCAGGGTCTTCAGGAGCGCTACGGCGTGAACTACGACGAGGTCCACCAACTGGAGGAACTGGGCAAACAGCTCGACGGCGACGCCGACAAGCACGCCGAGGCGCTCAAGCTTTGCGACCAACTCGACTACGAGCTGGCCATCATCACGGGCACCGGCTTCGTGGACTACTTCCTCATCGTGTGGGACTTTATCAAGTGGGCGCGCGACCGGGGCATCCCGGTCGGACCGGGCCGCGGTTCGGGCGCCGGCTGCATGGTCGCCTACGTGTTAAAAATCACCGACATCGACCCCTTCCGCTTCGGCCTGCTCTTCGAGCGCATGCTCAACCTGGAGCGCGTCTCGCCGCCGGACTTTGACGTGGACTTCTGCATGCGCCGCCGCGACGACGTGGTCAACTACGTGCGCGACAAGTACGGCCGTGACCGCGTGGCCAACATCATCACCTTCGGCACCTTCGGGGCCAAGATGATCGTGCGCGACCTGGCCCGCATCAACGACCTGACCTTCGCCGAGGGCGACAAGCTGGCCAAGATGATCCCGGACGAGCTGAACATCTCCCTCGACGACGCCGTGGCCAAGTCCGGCGAACTCCAGAGCGAGATCAAGCACAACCCCATCGCCAAGCGCATCATCGAGGAGGGCAAGGTGATCGAGGGCATGACCCGCAACACCGGCAAGCACGCCTGCGGGGTCATCATCGCCGACCAGCCGATCACGAACCTGATCCCCGTCACCCTGCAGGAAGGCGACCTCACCACGCAGTACCCCAAGGGCCCCAGCGAGGACCTCGGCCTACTCAAGATGGACTTCCTCGGCCTGAAGACCCTGACCGTCATTTCCGACGCCCAGGAGAACGTCCGCCAGTTGCCCGGCCAGGAGGACTTTGACATCGAAAAGGTCAGCCTGGAGGACCCGGCCACCTTCCAGCTTCTGAAGGACGCCAAGACCGTCGGCGTCTTCCAGCTTGAGTCCGGCGGGATGCAGGCGCTTTGCCGCCAGCTTGAGACCAGCAGCATCGACGAGATTGTGGCGCTTATCGCCCTCTACCGTCCCGGCCCGATGCAGTTTATCCCGCAGTACATCAAGGGCAAAAAAGATCCCTCGACCATGCAGGTCCCCCACCCGCTCCTCAAGGAACTGGTCGAGGAAACCTACGGTGTGCTCGTCTATCAGGAGCAGGTCATGCAGTCCGCGCAGATCATCGCCGGGTACACGCTCGGTGGCGCCGACATTCTCCGGCGCGCCATGGGCAAAAAGATCAAGGAGGTCATGGATGCCCAGAAGGAAATCTTCATCACCGGCGCGAAGGAGACCAACAACATCGACCGTCGCAAGGCCGAGGAAATTTTCGCCATTCTGGAGAAGTTCGCGCAGTACGGTTTCAACAAATCGCACTCCGCCGCCTATGCCATGCTCAGCTACCGCACGGCTTACCTGAAGGCGAACTTCCCGTGCCAGTTCATGGCCGCCGTGCTCTCCTCCGAGCTGGGTAACGCGGACAAGGTTTCCCACTTCATCGAGGAGTGCGAAAACCTCAACATCGAGGTGCTCGGCCCCGACATCAACGAGTCGCGTCTCATGTTCACCCCGGTCAAGGACGAGCACAAGGGCGACGAGGCCGCCTGGAGCATCCGCTTCGGCCTGGCCGCGATCAAAGGCGTGGGCGACGCCGCCGCCCGCATCATCCTGGCCGAACGCGACAAAAACGGCCCCTTCACCGATTTCCACGACTTTATCACCCGCACCGCCGATGCCGCCGTCAACCGCCGCGTGGTCGAGTGTCTGGTCAAGACCGGAGCCTTCGACTACTGCGGCGTGGACCGCGGGCACCTGCTCGCCGCCGTCGAGCAGGTCATCAACGAGGTGGCCGACCTCGCCCGTGACCGCGAGGCCGGCCAGGCCAACATGTTTGACATGCTCATGGACGACAGCGACGGCGCGGACGATTCCGGTCCCGGCCACAGTGCCATCCGCACCGACGGCCCGCCCATGCCCATGGCCGAAAAACTCCAGTACGAAAAGGAACTGCTGGGCTTCTACGTCTCCGGGCACCCGATGAACGAGTTCCACGGCCTCGACGACATTATCAACAACCTCATCCCCGGCGAGGACCTCAAGCTGTGCGACCGCCAGAGCTTCCGCCTCTGCGGCGTGGCGCTCAACATCAACAAGCGCCTCACCCGTAAGGACAACCGCCCGTGGGCCTTTTTCACCCTGGCCACCCGTAAGGCCTACTACCAGATCAACGCCTTCCCGGACGCCTTTGAAAAGTACGCGCAGAACCTGGCCGAAGACGGCAAGATCGTGCTCGTCGAGGGCGAGATCCGCTACGACGAGGAGCGCGGCGAGACCCGGCTCAACGCCAACTACATCGGAGCCATGTCCGCCGAATCCGCCGCCGCCTACGTCACCGCCGCCACCCTTTACACCGGCACCGAAGACGCTCCGCTGGCCGACCTCGCCCGCTTTCTGCGCGAACTGGTGGATACCAACGAGAGCGGCGGCACGAAGCTGCGGCTGGCTGTCATGGTCAACGAAGACGAGGCGCTCTACTTCGAGAGCCCCGACTACGTAGCCTGTAAGCTCGTGCCCCAGCTTTACGAGAAGCTCAAAAAGCACCCCGCCGTCCGCCGCATCGAGCTCGACTCCCGCCCCCTCCGCGAGCCCGAACGCCCCAAGTGGGAACGCTCCAAAAAATAG
- a CDS encoding glycosyltransferase — translation MKIAMFTNTYPPHVGGVARSVSTQVEWLQAHGHETLVIAPEFPDIPEGEEPGVLRVPAIQNFNGSDFSVRLPLGLDAVNRIEAFAPDIVHSHHPFLMGDSALRIAYQEGRPLIFTHHTRYEDYAHYILEDSDALKALAREIALNYSSLADLVVAPSASIEQMLLERELKQPIRVIPTGIDPERFRPAEPQAVRERLGIPADAFTLGHVGRLAPEKNLPYLMEAVTAFLRKNESCHFLVVGYGPEEEKMRASAEKAGIGPRCHFAGKLEGQDLADAYHALDLFVFSSKSETQGMVLAEAMTCGKPVVALDAPGAREVVRDGSNGRLLAGDASPEQFAEAADELYQRLRNGSPEDRNALEASLRETAEAFSLDACMGRMCELYAEAIADYGSAGTLSGWEKFLGRCEAEWRLALEKAASAGAAIWS, via the coding sequence ATGAAAATCGCCATGTTCACCAACACCTACCCGCCGCATGTCGGCGGGGTCGCCCGCTCGGTCTCCACGCAGGTCGAGTGGCTCCAGGCCCACGGGCACGAGACGCTCGTCATCGCCCCGGAGTTTCCGGACATCCCCGAGGGAGAGGAGCCCGGCGTCCTGCGCGTGCCGGCTATCCAGAATTTCAACGGCTCTGACTTCTCGGTGCGGCTGCCGCTGGGGCTGGACGCCGTAAACCGGATCGAAGCCTTTGCACCCGACATAGTGCACTCGCATCACCCCTTCCTGATGGGCGACTCAGCCCTGCGTATCGCCTATCAGGAGGGCCGTCCGCTGATCTTTACCCATCACACGCGCTATGAGGACTACGCGCACTACATCCTCGAGGACTCCGACGCCCTCAAGGCGCTGGCCCGGGAAATCGCGCTCAACTACTCCAGCCTCGCGGACCTCGTGGTCGCCCCCAGCGCGAGCATCGAGCAGATGCTGCTGGAGCGCGAACTCAAGCAGCCCATCCGTGTCATCCCCACCGGGATCGACCCGGAGCGCTTCCGCCCCGCCGAGCCGCAGGCCGTGCGCGAACGCCTGGGCATCCCCGCCGATGCCTTCACCCTCGGGCACGTGGGGCGGCTCGCCCCGGAGAAAAACCTTCCCTACCTGATGGAAGCGGTGACCGCCTTTTTAAGGAAAAACGAGAGCTGCCACTTCCTCGTCGTCGGCTACGGCCCTGAGGAGGAAAAAATGCGCGCCAGCGCCGAAAAAGCCGGAATCGGCCCGCGCTGCCATTTCGCCGGGAAGCTGGAAGGGCAGGACTTGGCCGACGCCTACCACGCGTTGGACCTGTTTGTTTTTTCCTCCAAGTCCGAGACTCAGGGCATGGTACTGGCCGAAGCCATGACCTGCGGCAAGCCGGTCGTCGCCCTCGACGCACCCGGCGCGCGTGAAGTCGTCCGCGACGGTTCCAATGGCCGTCTGCTCGCCGGTGACGCCAGCCCCGAGCAGTTCGCCGAGGCCGCCGACGAGCTTTACCAACGCCTCCGCAACGGCTCGCCGGAGGACAGAAACGCCCTCGAAGCCAGTCTGCGAGAGACCGCCGAGGCCTTCTCACTCGACGCCTGCATGGGCCGCATGTGCGAACTGTACGCGGAGGCCATAGCGGACTACGGCAGCGCTGGAACGCTTAGCGGCTGGGAGAAATTCCTCGGTCGCTGCGAGGCTGAATGGCGGCTGGCCCTCGAAAAAGCCGCTTCCGCCGGAGCCGCGATCTGGTCCTGA
- a CDS encoding osmoprotectant NAGGN system M42 family peptidase codes for MSKKQPDGPDTDYLQQVLLRLLGIHSPSGYTDPIVRELCNELDALGLPYELTRRGAVRTTLPGRAYSPDRAIVGHVDTLGAMVKSLKDNGRVGLVPVGTWSARFAEGARVSLYTDSGIHRGTILPLKASGHTFNDAIDTQPGVWENLELRIDEDFASREDLIKGGVQVGDFVGVDSQAELLQNGYLNSRHLDDKAGVAAMLTAAKYIMDHKIELPVECHLLFTISEEVGSGASAVLHGDVAEMVSIDNGTVAPGQNSSEHGVTMAMADSTGPFDYHLTHHLLNLCAKNTIPHQRDVFKYYRCDSSSALEAGNDIRTALVTFGVDASHGYERTHLDALTSVTRLIIAYCQTHLVYQKQRSQLGSLKTFPQVRKTDVPLTQLEQTESQAQIPPSAPEQKPQASSKSPRKK; via the coding sequence ATGAGTAAAAAGCAACCGGACGGCCCCGACACCGATTACCTGCAACAGGTTCTGCTCAGGCTTCTGGGCATTCACAGCCCCTCGGGCTATACCGACCCGATCGTGCGCGAGCTGTGCAACGAACTGGACGCGCTCGGACTACCCTACGAACTGACACGCCGGGGCGCGGTTCGCACCACCCTGCCCGGTCGGGCCTACAGCCCGGACCGCGCTATCGTCGGTCACGTCGATACGCTCGGGGCAATGGTCAAATCTCTCAAGGACAACGGCCGCGTTGGACTCGTGCCGGTCGGTACGTGGTCGGCACGCTTCGCTGAAGGGGCCCGGGTTTCGCTCTACACTGACAGCGGCATTCACCGCGGGACGATTCTCCCGCTGAAGGCCTCGGGGCATACCTTCAACGACGCCATCGACACCCAGCCCGGCGTCTGGGAAAACCTCGAACTTCGCATAGACGAAGATTTCGCCAGCCGTGAGGATTTGATCAAAGGCGGCGTGCAGGTCGGAGATTTCGTTGGGGTGGATTCGCAGGCCGAGCTTTTGCAGAACGGCTATCTCAACTCCCGTCACCTCGACGATAAGGCCGGCGTGGCAGCCATGCTCACGGCGGCCAAATACATCATGGACCACAAGATCGAGCTGCCCGTCGAGTGCCACCTGCTCTTCACCATCTCCGAGGAGGTCGGTTCGGGCGCGTCCGCCGTGCTCCACGGGGACGTGGCCGAAATGGTCTCCATCGACAACGGCACCGTCGCTCCCGGCCAGAACTCCAGCGAACACGGCGTGACCATGGCCATGGCCGACTCGACCGGCCCCTTCGACTACCACCTGACGCATCACCTGCTCAACCTGTGCGCCAAAAACACCATCCCGCACCAGCGCGATGTTTTCAAATACTACCGCTGCGACAGCTCCTCGGCGCTGGAGGCGGGCAACGACATCCGCACCGCGCTTGTCACCTTCGGGGTTGACGCCTCGCACGGCTACGAGCGCACGCACCTGGACGCGCTCACCAGCGTCACCCGGCTCATCATCGCGTACTGCCAGACGCATCTGGTTTACCAGAAGCAGCGCTCGCAACTCGGCTCGCTCAAAACCTTCCCACAGGTGCGCAAGACTGATGTGCCTTTGACTCAGCTTGAGCAGACCGAGTCTCAGGCTCAGATCCCGCCCTCCGCGCCGGAACAAAAACCGCAGGCATCCTCCAAGTCCCCACGGAAAAAATAA
- a CDS encoding N-acetylglutaminylglutamine amidotransferase: protein MCGISGIMQFNGRAPDPAQVARMMDTMVPRGPDGDGLVARGATVLGHRRLKIIDLSEAAQQPMVDADLGLTIVYNGAIYNYPELRTELEGKGYRFFSHGDTEVIIKAFHAWGADCVKRLNGMFAFAILERDSGRITLARDRLGIKPLYYTKDASCLRFASTLPALLAAGGVDTSLDPVALNHYMTFHSVVPPERTILNGVKKLPPATVAIVDPDGKMTQRPYWDIQYGAREEEKNFSQSDWEDATLDVMRRAVKRRLVADVPVGVLLSGGLDSSLIVGLLAEHSSQQIETFSIGFESVGGESGDEFKYSDVIARHFQTSHHQLPIDSTRALPALKSCIAQMSEPMVSHDNVGFYLLSQEVAKFVKVVQSGQGADEIFGGYHWYPPMMSATDPLASYAQAFFDRDYTEYCEVVEKKWQQGDFAREFVKEHFERPGADAAIDKAMRLDAQVMLVDDPVKRVDNNTMAASLEARVPFLDHEVVEFAARVPPELKIKDGGKYVLKEAARRVIPAEVIDRPKGYFPVPALKYLRGEFLELARDALCNDTARSRGLFQPAYVDKLLASPEDHITPLRGSKLWQLSLLELWLQSHGIG from the coding sequence ATGTGTGGAATAAGCGGAATCATGCAATTTAACGGACGTGCGCCCGACCCGGCGCAGGTCGCACGAATGATGGATACGATGGTCCCCCGGGGACCTGACGGTGACGGCCTGGTGGCTCGCGGAGCGACTGTGCTCGGCCACCGGCGGCTCAAGATTATCGACTTGAGCGAGGCCGCCCAACAGCCGATGGTGGACGCCGATCTGGGCCTCACCATCGTCTACAACGGTGCCATCTACAACTACCCGGAACTGCGCACCGAACTGGAGGGCAAGGGCTACCGCTTCTTCAGCCACGGCGACACCGAGGTCATCATCAAGGCCTTCCACGCCTGGGGGGCGGACTGCGTCAAGCGGCTCAACGGCATGTTCGCCTTTGCCATTCTGGAGCGCGATAGCGGACGGATCACCCTGGCCCGTGACCGGCTCGGGATCAAGCCCTTGTACTACACCAAGGACGCATCCTGCCTGCGCTTTGCCTCCACCCTGCCCGCCCTGCTGGCGGCGGGCGGCGTGGACACCTCGCTCGACCCTGTAGCGCTCAACCACTACATGACATTCCATTCGGTGGTTCCCCCCGAGCGTACCATTCTCAACGGCGTCAAAAAGCTCCCTCCGGCCACCGTGGCCATCGTCGATCCGGACGGAAAAATGACGCAGCGTCCGTATTGGGATATCCAATACGGGGCGCGTGAGGAGGAAAAGAATTTCAGCCAGTCCGACTGGGAAGACGCCACGCTCGATGTTATGCGCCGCGCCGTCAAGCGCCGCCTCGTGGCCGACGTGCCGGTCGGCGTTCTGCTCTCCGGCGGCCTCGACTCCAGCCTGATCGTGGGCCTGCTGGCCGAGCACAGCAGCCAGCAGATTGAGACCTTTTCCATCGGCTTCGAGTCGGTGGGCGGCGAGTCCGGCGACGAGTTCAAATACTCCGACGTGATCGCCCGGCACTTCCAGACCAGCCACCACCAACTCCCTATCGACTCGACCCGCGCCCTGCCCGCCCTCAAGAGCTGCATCGCGCAAATGTCCGAGCCGATGGTCAGCCACGACAACGTGGGATTCTACCTGCTCTCGCAGGAGGTGGCGAAGTTCGTCAAAGTCGTTCAGAGCGGCCAGGGTGCAGACGAGATTTTCGGCGGCTACCACTGGTACCCGCCTATGATGAGCGCCACCGACCCGCTCGCCAGCTACGCCCAGGCATTCTTCGACCGCGACTACACCGAGTACTGCGAGGTGGTGGAGAAAAAGTGGCAGCAGGGAGACTTCGCCCGCGAGTTTGTCAAGGAACACTTCGAACGCCCCGGCGCGGACGCCGCTATCGACAAGGCCATGCGCCTGGACGCTCAGGTCATGCTGGTGGACGACCCGGTCAAGCGCGTGGACAACAACACTATGGCCGCTTCGCTGGAGGCCCGCGTGCCCTTCCTCGACCACGAGGTCGTGGAGTTCGCGGCCCGCGTCCCCCCCGAACTGAAAATCAAGGACGGCGGCAAGTACGTACTCAAGGAAGCCGCCCGGCGCGTCATCCCGGCCGAGGTCATCGACCGCCCGAAGGGCTACTTCCCCGTCCCCGCCCTCAAGTACCTGCGCGGCGAGTTCCTCGAACTGGCCCGCGACGCTCTGTGCAACGACACCGCCCGCAGCCGAGGCCTTTTCCAGCCCGCCTACGTGGACAAGCTCCTGGCCTCGCCCGAGGATCACATCACGCCGCTGCGCGGCTCGAAGCTTTGGCAGCTCTCGCTGCTGGAGCTGTGGCTCCAGTCTCACGGCATCGGCTGA